The Urbifossiella limnaea genome has a window encoding:
- a CDS encoding sugar phosphate isomerase/epimerase family protein — protein MGFRQTAQHKNGKGSFHQIGLVRGQFGNVPEGPWIKFLQDAGFDGWEEASWELDLRRCDTDAGAAAYAKERVAIARQHGLEIFTVATHLQGQVLGDEPSCKTLNFCSGKGEAKAAYKAWRAAGNKPPRTDPYFVPESVGKLVHAEALKDLQACVRYAGHLSKLQDRKVALPGFVGSPANCWSHWFLFPPLPGNIEGYDLPDVRQLSLELLVERFAPVWDLCKQYGITFDLECHPSERAMGDIESASDYISHMCKAGYEGVVGFNLDGSHMEWQNVSVIDFIREFKEFIHCAHVKGVWVAREHCRAGRLGGHRPMGHWTNGWNFVTAGTARDANSLEDIFIELNRVGFDGAVSIEWEDNDADQFAGAKAALGNCRRADLPPSGMKHDEMLKG, from the coding sequence CCGGAAGGCCCGTGGATCAAGTTCCTCCAGGACGCCGGGTTCGACGGTTGGGAAGAGGCCAGCTGGGAGCTCGACCTGCGCCGCTGCGACACCGACGCCGGGGCCGCCGCCTACGCCAAGGAACGGGTCGCCATCGCCAGGCAGCACGGGCTCGAAATCTTCACCGTGGCCACGCACCTCCAGGGGCAGGTACTCGGCGACGAACCGAGCTGCAAGACGCTGAACTTCTGCAGCGGCAAGGGTGAGGCGAAGGCCGCGTACAAGGCGTGGCGCGCCGCCGGGAACAAACCACCGCGGACCGACCCGTACTTCGTGCCCGAGAGCGTCGGCAAGCTCGTCCACGCCGAGGCGCTGAAGGACCTTCAGGCGTGCGTCCGGTACGCCGGCCACCTGAGCAAGCTGCAGGACCGCAAGGTGGCGCTGCCCGGCTTCGTCGGCAGTCCGGCGAACTGCTGGAGTCACTGGTTCCTGTTCCCGCCGCTGCCCGGGAACATCGAGGGCTACGACCTGCCGGACGTGCGGCAGCTGAGCCTCGAACTGCTGGTCGAGCGGTTCGCGCCGGTGTGGGACCTCTGCAAGCAGTACGGCATCACCTTCGACCTGGAGTGCCACCCGAGCGAGCGGGCGATGGGCGACATCGAGAGCGCGTCGGATTACATCTCGCACATGTGCAAGGCCGGCTACGAGGGCGTCGTCGGGTTCAACCTCGACGGCTCGCACATGGAGTGGCAGAACGTGTCGGTCATCGACTTCATTCGCGAGTTCAAGGAGTTCATCCACTGCGCCCACGTCAAGGGCGTGTGGGTGGCGCGCGAACACTGCCGCGCCGGCCGGCTCGGCGGGCACCGGCCGATGGGCCACTGGACCAACGGCTGGAACTTCGTGACCGCCGGCACGGCCCGCGACGCGAACAGCCTGGAGGACATCTTCATCGAGCTGAACCGGGTCGGGTTCGACGGGGCGGTGTCGATCGAGTGGGAGGACAACGACGCCGACCAGTTCGCGGGGGCGAAGGCGGCGCTGGGCAACTGCCGCCGCGCCGACCTGCCGCCGAGCGGCATGAAGCACGACGAGATGCTGAAGGGGTAA